The following nucleotide sequence is from Anopheles stephensi strain Indian chromosome 3, UCI_ANSTEP_V1.0, whole genome shotgun sequence.
TCCATTTTTGATGAGGTAGATGTCGCCAGGTCATGGACGAATCTGTCTGATGAGTTGACGCTAGGTTAAAGATTACTTGAGGTGCTTCATAGAAAACTTGTCCGGGATTCCATAAAACTTGACAAAAAGGAGTTTAGCCGACCTTTTTACTGTGAATGCTGGAACAATCTTTATCTTTTGAGCCAGGAAACCCAACTTCAAGCTTATATCTTAAATATCACCGTGCTTCGCTTATCACAAAAACGCGTTCATTGTGGGCATTTGCACGTCCCAGCATTTGATTTTAGGCACTGTGGTTACGAACCTTAACTTAACGTGCCGAAAGCTGTAACTACCGAGCAAAAGGTCACGTCCATTCGTACCGACATCTTCACAAAAGATCGCTCTATAATTGTTTGGCAAAAGTTCACTTCCTCTAATGGCAAAGCACAACTTCACTTGAAGGTGAGAAGAAACTCTTAACGGTCGGAGTCAATGGATGATATTGAGCAAATACGTAGTGAGTTTCATCATTATAGTATTGATATCCAAactaaaacaaataacaaaccatTCAAATACTACGCTTCTTAAGCGGTCGAATAAGGAAGTCGCATTGCAGTTTAAACAAACGCCACCATCGATCGAGAACTAAGACATCTTTTTGTTCGTTAAGTATCAGCCAGCTttaaataaacacacatactCCGATTATATCATCATCAAAAGTCGACCTTTGTCCTCTGAACTTTGGTGCAAATCGACACCCGGCCCGACTGCTGTGTTAGTTCGCCATTAGTTAAGACATTCTTCTCAAACTCAACAAACAGCATTCACACTATCGAGAGCGCCCGAATGGCAAAAACACGACATCGTCGAGCCCTTATCACCACGCTTCACCCACGCCCTGCTGTGCTGCGCGCCCTGATAGGAGGATAAATAATTGTGCGTGTCGTATCGTACTTATCTATTACTTGGCCAGCTGTTTCGGTTGCctccggtgctgctgctgctgctgcgtcaTTTCAAGCGGCAAAACGTGTGGGAAACGGCGCCCTAATGAGATTCATGATTCGCTTCGTTTTGTCGGAAACCATTTTTTCGGAAGTCCACGGGTGAGATAATTGCTTGCCCGGCTTGCTCCAGAAGACCGGACATGATCATCTAACCTGCCTCTAATCGGACCAACCATAACTCCACCATCATCTCGCCGTCTCTCTAGTCTCATCCACGAACCTAAAACATTGAACTTCGTCATGGTCAACCGATCGCTAGACGGCGCGACCCAGCACTACGCACCGCTGAAATACGACCCACCAGCGTACGCTGCCGCCAGCCTACGGAAGACGACGCAACCGACCAAGCGGATGGTGAGTAAATTCACGATCACCCTCTCGCCCAAACCCTCAATTTCCACCCCACCCGCCCCGATCAAGCAAGTCTCCGTCTCCTCCTCTCCCCACCTTGTAATCTCCAGTCGCTGCGGGCTGGGCCTTCTACTTCTCGCACAATCTGGGTCAAAGACAAGGTTACTGCGTGTGATTTTgcgaccaccaccatcaccacccatCGCGTCCCACTACACGCGCGATCCTctctcacacgcacgcattgTCGAATGCTCgttcactcgctcgctcgctcgttcggacggcacacacacacgaacactcTCGCGCGTTGCCGCGGAAACGAAAGCTTC
It contains:
- the LOC118510139 gene encoding uncharacterized protein LOC118510139; protein product: MRFMIRFVLSETIFSEVHGLIHEPKTLNFVMVNRSLDGATQHYAPLKYDPPAYAAASLRKTTQPTKRMLRLAATGLHAHQTSFNNPARHAFIKRQPDYSIAKYSSPNWPRLR